CCCAGCTGCTGTCCCCTGCAGCCCCAGATCTGCCCCCGGTCCCAGGTGGGAGCCCAGCAGTCATGCCGGACACACCAGTGGAGGAATCCCTTTTCCAAATCATCCACTGCTACCACCAGTATGCAGCCCGCGAAGGGGACGTGGAGACCCTGACCCTGGAGGAGCTGAGGGCCCTGCTCACGGACAACGTGCCCCGCTTCATGGAGACCTTGGTGTGTGGGGTCTGGGACAAGGCGGGGATGAGGAGGGGATGGATATGGGGTTGGCCATGGGGTTGGAGGGGAGGGCTGGAAGTGAGGGGTGAGGGCCTGGGGAAGGAGCTGACTTCCAGGAGAATCTCCAACTTAGGGGGGGAAGTGAAGGAGAGCGGGGTCTGCCCAGATTCACTTCCcgcccttccctcccctgcctgcctgcctccctccagtCCAAGGCCCTCAGACCTCACCCCCAGACTGTTCGTGTATCTTGTCTGCGAGCACAGGCCCTAAATTCTCCCCTCGTTGGCAGGCCCATCTGTCAGCGactgcccccagccctggaccCCTTCTCCAGCCCTTTGAGCTCAGCTCCTTCCCCTGCCACTCTGCCCcctgggcctgggggagcagggttCAGGCTGTGGGGGCCACCCGAGGACAGGCGGGGGTAGGAGAATTaactctccctcccacctcctgcccccccccaggGTCGCAGACCTGGACGAGCCCCGCCCACCCCAGGGGATCCTTGGGGACTGTAAGGCCCACAAGGACTTTTGTGGGTGCTACCCTCCGCCCTCTGTCCTGTCCCCTAGGGTTTCTGAACAGTCACCTCCAGAGATAGGAGATTCAACCACTGGCTCAAGGTCACTGTCATGTCCCATCCCTGCTCCTAACTGGGAAAGAGCAGAGGAGACAGTCTTGCCCTCTGTCACCTGGAGCGTACCCCTAGGCATGGGTAGGGGAGCTGGGGTGACTAGTCTTGTTTCTAGGACACTTTTCCTTTCCAGGGAAAACTCTTGGGGCTGTGCCAGGACCCCTCAGGCCCTCCATGCACGGGGCTCACAGTCCCACTTAGGCACAGGGCCCTAGAGGACAGACACCTGGGCACGGGGAGCAGGCTTGATGTGGCACAGGGGAGGGAAGCTGGGGAGAGCCCGCTCAGGGCAGGAGCCTCCAGCCGTTCTCTGGCGCCCAGCCTAGAGGTGTGATAGGGCTACAGGAGCGGAAGACGGTGGTGGGAGAGAGGCCGTGGGTCTGCCTGCAGGGATGAAGGCTGcccacagccccctcccctgAGTGCTTCCCAAACGCCCCCCACGGTGTGGGGGCGCCACGCCCAGCAGCCCCTGCCACGACCCCCTTCCTCCCCGTGCCCACCTGGCCTGGCCACTGCGTCTCCTCACCGTGTCCCCTCCTCTATCAGAGCTCAGTGCTAAGGTCAGGGACGCAGCATGCGGTGTCCTAGGCAGCGTTCCCTGCAAGGCCCTTGTGGGCAGGGCACTCTGCTGTTacctgcaggtggccgaggcctggtGGGCGGCTGCGTGCTTGGAGGGTGGTTGACCCTCTTGCCCCTCCTCAGGGTCGGCGGGAGCCCTACTACGTCTCGGAGTTGTTCCGGGTGGCAGACAAGAACAAGGACAACCAGGTCTGCTTTGAAGAGTTCCTCTACATCCTGGGCAAGCTGGCGAAGGATTACCACCTGCAGTACCACCGGCAGCTGTGTgcccaccactgtgcccagcataaCCTGTACTAGGGCCGCTGGAGCCTGCCTCCAGGAGGGGTGTGAGCTGGCCACGGGCCGGCGGAGAACTCTGCTGTGTGTGCAGCTCACACTCGTTTGGGGTACGAGTCTCTTCATGGTCCTGGGCACCATACACGGATGGGAGATTCAGCTTCTGCCTTCAAGAGGCCCCTGACCGATGGAGGAGGCGCAGCCCCGGAGCCCACGTGTTCTTGTTTAAGTGGGGACGCAGCCCCCGCCCCCGGCTCTCAGACTGTGAGAAGGAGGCTCTTCCTTGGGGCAGTTGACCCTCTAATGAGGAAGCCGTGCTGCCCCAGTCATGTTCCTCATGACTCTCTCCCTGGACAGAGGGGCAGAAGGGGAGCCACTGGGCAGGAGTACACTGGACCTGGTTTTTGAAGGAGTCCCTGCTCAGAATGAGAGCTTCGATGACCCTGTATATAAAGGGACAGGCCTGGGCTTGGGGAGGgaccagggaggggagaggagcacATTTTAGGAGAGGGAACGGCAGTGGAGACACCTGTGGTCGCCCAGGACAACAGAAAGTGGGCCTGGAAATGAATCTCCAGGGGAATAAACCCAGCTCTGTTTGAATAGGTGGGTCTGGGgagcctgcctccctccctccctctctctctctctctctctctctctctctctcactggggAACTGAACGCAGGGCCTGGCTGTGTGTGCTAGGTGAGAGTTctacactgagctgcaccccaggtCCAGCACAAGACCCCCGCAGTCCTGGAAGGCCCAGCTCTGGGGTTGGACTGTACCTGGGTAACGGACTCCCGAGGGGCTGTCTAAGGTGGAGGTGGTCAACACTCCCCCAGAGGTTACCTGGGGGCCCCGGGGGTAGGTCAGACAGGGGAGAGAGAGGCTGGGGAGCCATTGGGAGGCTCCTGCACGGCCTGGCCACAGGGCCATGAGGACGAGGTCAGTGGCTGTATGCAGGGAAACCAGGGGGGGCGTAGACCCAGGGGAGGTGGGGACATCGAAGCCCCAGACCTGGTGACAAACTGAGGGAGGGGGGTCCAGAAGGAGGTTGATGTTTCAGGCGTGGGTGGCAGAGGGGAACACGTGCTGGCATTCGGTGTCGGGGTGGAGGATCGTGCCTGAGGCTTTGTTCCTGTGACTCAGAGGTGGAGACGGGTTGAAGAGGACAGTCAAGTCCGGCAGAGGGCAGACTCCTGTCACAGGAAGGGACTGTCAAGCAGAgaggacttcctggaggaggaaagGTCAGGTCTGGTGTTTACCAATAAAACCTGATGACGGCTGTGGTGTCCTGTCTCTGAGTTACTCGGGACTCCATGGTCCCTGACCTCTGGTAGTCCCTGACCTCTCCCAACTGAGACCTGCCCCTGCCCCATCTGGGCTGTTTCTGTCTCGCTCTCCCCTGGAGCCCGGGAATTGGAGGCAGAATTCCTCGGGGAGGGTCTCATCTGCCTTCAGGCCCCGTCGGAGCCCATCTTGGTGGGCTTCCTTTTCTGAGGATGGGTCTGGGAACTCGTGGCCTGAGCTTGTGATCAAAAGGATGGATTTAGAAAGAACGAGGGGCCACCATCGCATGCCCACCTCTGGGAAGCCTTCTGCACCCCGTTTCCCTCTGGGTCTCTCCCTATCCAGGGGCACTTTTTTAGGTTCTGAGAATTGAgaccagggacactctaccacggaggagcttcacccccagccctttttattttgagactgggtcttgccaagttgcccaggctggctttgaacctgtgatcctcttgctcaGGGGCATGCTCTGTTCACTGTCGTTCTGTTCCACTCTCTGTATCCCCAGACCTGACCATGAACTTGACCCCGAGTCAGCGCAGGGCTGGCTCAGCAGGTGTCAACAGGGAGGGGTCTGCTGGCTGGGGACCCACGATTTCCCCTCCTGCAGGCAGACCCCTTGGTCAAGTCCTGGTCCCGTCACAGAGACAGAGTATTCAGACCCTCAACGTCCAGGGCAGAGGCCTTGCTGCCCGTCTCACCTGGGCTCTGTGGAGGCTCTCCGGGGCTCTGAGGACTCAACAAGGGCACCGGATTGAGTCCTTTGGGCCTCCCTTCACCCCCTTTCTGGGGATTTCTCCACCACTTCTGCCTGCTCTGTCCTCACTTCCTCAGCCTGGGGATGGGCTGAGTCAGTCTGTTGGGACACATACTGGGGACTGGCTCTTTCCTGTAAACAAGGCCAGGTTCCACTCCGCTGGGTTGCCCCATGTCCCTCAGGCTAATTGCAGGTTCTGCCTTTCCCCCAACACGTTTGCCCAATTCTTGGCACCCATCTCCTGCCAGCTCAGctcagcctcctcctctccctgcagcCCCCACGTCTACCTATCAGAGGACTCTGTGGGTGACCGTTCATGGTGTCCCGGGCCAGCCTGCACAGGATGCCACGAGGGAGCCCCCACTCATGACTACCTTTAGTCTCCTGAGCTACCTGGAGGAGGACCTCAAGCCACAccccatgcctcagtttctccatctgtcaCACAGGGATAATGATACC
This genomic interval from Urocitellus parryii isolate mUroPar1 chromosome 11, mUroPar1.hap1, whole genome shotgun sequence contains the following:
- the LOC113199818 gene encoding protein S100-A15A; this encodes MPDTPVEESLFQIIHCYHQYAAREGDVETLTLEELRALLTDNVPRFMETLGRREPYYVSELFRVADKNKDNQVCFEEFLYILGKLAKDYHLQYHRQLCAHHCAQHNLY